A single Phoenix dactylifera cultivar Barhee BC4 chromosome 1, palm_55x_up_171113_PBpolish2nd_filt_p, whole genome shotgun sequence DNA region contains:
- the LOC103719542 gene encoding uncharacterized protein LOC103719542 isoform X1, which produces MWDEKQKSMIFQGESMNPGFSSPEVSFIKSIKPVPSNNGSHMHFLEEASRKRKAVDLDQGGNVHNGASLGYIGNFRGNLHYLPPIDSSMKHVIAAPPMVHSHGRTPEIFPNQNMQSAKPISVQSQLGNCHFHNTDSASMSLPTKGAPFQEIASDSSKSCTFYHQESFQSFRTPTEELPKLNDSKQDGVATQSESSKVQSYYSQVGRCMEKSQASFRSQIGMFMGHGNYNVSRNSYQCSNISQNFLMLESSRFQMVEKNLNVDEGSNVPDFSKCGLLEAKKGDHNKDFVEVWGISVDTTNATKLPAVIEGEKSCGSYHNPNTNVNYGNHSCNDILGGHLNVIPAESSSSEKVCLNYERSKNSAHVSMDSENRSLEKDDCTETEKKDHSTEEGKRPVEHGDKLDEQIKSGAGKLPPATEKLWDGSLQLNASITVSAVAFFKSGEKVQDINWSDIIEIKGKVRLHAFEKFIQELPRSRNRALMVISLCWKVGTSRAGLTGMKEVAKIYRESKRVGFAQICPGFDLYVCPRSDTIITILAKSGFFKGMAAVEEDQDSLIGCVVWRRSHPSLSSAPKKLDKKKTSMQEHHLLSTDSSVAEVNSPPISEARSAAENATLMANESNTTQLTNNLSNSGSLKTKCGPGTTLIPYNSPLIPAQPLHPQKPDSRSLRKTMRCNENSKDCLEPMPSAPSGPQQLFTEVPLRNIRSVNAPCNLHSFHSDPNPIQPQVVRKSDSSSQQDSIAISLQAGTCIVPLPESKKPVLGSELAQIALPGPPPLPPEVLQRLISSSKAALKPPLQEPNEPIPKVEIPLRHVAEPKQAAPSIDPRVPALPIPPPWLSKARNRAPGTDVDDDLPEFDFNSACGVPETSASRYLQSDHMQDAPLFNDKQLPIQMAKNAGEATLHELPSVKPRGSIRISPSSSFPGEPLNPYQGITLPAKFESFVSENKPAAQTSELLMQPCTFETNKDSVSPSSNCRFLRKNHWDDDDDMPEWCPSDLEHPNQPPPSSTTKLPLPVLKPTSEIAAPQPSLNAPSPASLCPPKGQGFCQGFQLGILGPCPASNNPAAAPVQTRPTTKFVHSRQRPPLIPNTDHSLRPGNRKFGIKPPQSNADWRSRRP; this is translated from the exons ATGTGGGATGAGAAACAAAAGAGCATGATATTTCAgggtgaaagcatgaatcctgGTTTTTCTAGTCCTGAAGTGTCGTTTATAAAGAGCATAAAACCCGTACCTTCCAACAATGGTTCTCATATGCACTTTTTGGAGGAAGCctctagaaaaagaaaagcggTGGATTTGGATCAAGGTGGTAATGTTCATAATGGTGCTTCTCTTGGATATATCGGAAATTTCAGAGGCAATCTACATTACCTGCCACCAATAGATTCAAGTATGAAACATGTTATTGCTGCACCACCTATGGTCCATTCTCATGGGAGAACTCCGGAAATTTTTCCCAATCAAAATATGCAGTCTGCTAAACCTATCAGTGTGCAGTCTCAATTAGGAAACTGTCATTTTCACAATACAGATAGTGCATCCATGAGTTTGCCTACAAAAGGTGCACCATTTCAAGAAATTGCAAGTGATAGTTCTAAATCCTGCACTTTCTACCATCAAGAGTCTTTCCAATCATTCAGAACACCCACTGAAGAACTCCCTAAATTAAATGATTCAAAACAAGATGGAGTAGCCACCCAATCAGAATCAAGTAAGGTCCAGTCATATTATAGTCAGGTTGGCAGGTGCATGGAGAAGTCTCAAGCTTCTTTCAGATCACAAATAGGGATGTTTATGGGGCATGGAAATTATAATGTTTCAAGGAACTCGTATCAATGCTCTAACATTTCTCAGAATTTTTTAATGTTGGAGTCATCTCGATTTCAAATGGTTGAGAAAAATCTCAATGTGGATGAAGGAAGCAATGTGCCAGATTTTTCTAAATGTGGACTACTTGAAGCAAAAAAGGGTGATCACAATAAAGATTTTGTGGAAGTTTGGGGTATCTCAGTGGACACCACAAATGCCACAAAATTACCTGCAGTCATTGAAGGAGAAAAATCTTGTGGATCTTATCATAATCCTAACACCAATGTAAATTATGGAAATCATTCTTGCAATGATATTTTAGGTGGGCACTTGAATGTCATACCTGCAGAATCATCTAGTTCTGAGAAAGTATGCTTGAATTATGAAAGGTCGAAAAACAGTGCTCATGTTTCAATGGATTCAGAAAATAGGAGTTTGGAAAAAGATGACTGCACGGAAACTGAGAAGAAGGATCATTCCACAGAAGAGGGTAAAAGACCAGTCGAGCATGGGGATAAATTGGATGAACAAATCAAGTCAGGTGCTGGAAAGCTACCTCCAGCTACTGAAAAGCTCTGGGATGGGTCACTTCAGCTAAATGCCTCTATAACAGTGTCTGCAGTCGCCTTCTTTAAAAG TGGTGAGAAGGTTCAAGACATCAACTGGTCTGACATTATAGAAATTAAAGGAAAAGTGAGGCTACATGCATTTGAAAAATTTATTCAGGAGCTTCCTCGCTCACGCAACCGCGCATTAATG GTAATCTCCCTGTGTTGGAAGGTTGGAACCTCTAGAGCTGGGCTGACAGGCATGAAGGAG GTTGCCAAGATTTACAGAGAGAGCAAGAGGGTTGGATTTGCACAGATCTGCCCTGGTTTTGATCTTTATGTCTGCCCTCGAAGTGACACCATCATCACAATACTTGCAAAATCTGGTTTCTTCAAGGGCATGGCAGCAGTTGAAGAAGACCAGGATTCATTGATTGGTTGTGTTGTATGGCGTAGAAGCCACCCATCTTTGAGCTCTGCCCCCAAAAAATTGGACAAAAAAAAGACTTCCATGCAAGAGCATCATCTTCTCTCAACAGATTCTTCCGTTGCAGAAGTGAACTCTCCACCCATATCAGAGGCTAGATCAGCAGCTGAGAATGCAACACTCATGGCAAATGAAAGCAACACAACGCAGCTAACCAACAATCTATCCAACTCTGGTAGTTTGAAAACAAAATGTGGACCAGGAACTACTTTAATCCCATATAATTCTCCTCTAATTCCAGCTCAACCACTTCATCCACAGAAGCCTGACTCAAGATCTCTGCGAAAGACTATGAGGTGCAATGAGAATTCAAAGGATTGCTTGGAACCAATGCCATCAGCTCCTTCTGGACCACAGCAATTGTTCACAGAAGTTCCGCTAAGGAATATTCGGTCTGTCAATGCCCCATGTAACCTTCACAGTTTTCATTCTGATCCCAATCCAATTCAGCCTCAAGTGGTACGGAAGTCTGATTCAAGCTCTCAGCAGGACTCCATTGCAATTTCTTTACAGGCTGGGACTTGCATCGTACCTCTTCCAGAATCAAAGAAGCCTGTGTTGGGTTCTGAACTGGCACAAATTGCTCTTCCTGGACCACCTCCATTGCCACCAGAAGTTCTACAAAGGCTTATCAGTTCCAGCAAAGCTGCATTAAAG CCCCCTTTGCAGGAACCTAATGAACCCATACCCAAGGTTGAGATTCCTTTGAGGCATGTGGCAGAACCAAAGCAAGCTGCTCCAAGTATTGACCCAAGAGTACCTGCTCTTCCTATACCACCTCCATGGCTGTCAAAAGCTCGGAATAGAGCTCCTGGAACTGATGTTGATGACGACTTACCAGAATTTGACTTCAATTCTGCATGTGGAGTACCAGAAACCTCAGCTAGCAGATATCTTCAGTCTGATCATATGCAAGATGCTCCTTTGTTCAACGACAAACAACTCCCTATCCAAATGGCCAAGAATGCAGGTGAGGCCACACTTCATGAATTGCCTAGTGTGAAGCCAAGAGGATCTATACGAATATCACCATCGTCATCATTTCCTGGTGAACCCCTTAATCCCTATCAAGGAATCACCTTGCCAGCAAAATTTGAAAGTTTTGTCTCAGAAAACAAGCCTGCAGCTCAGACCTCCGAGTTATTGATGCAACCATGCACCTTTGAAACCAATAAGGATTCAGTTAGCCCGAGTTCTAATTGCAGATTTTTAAGAAAGAATCACtgggatgatgatgatgacatgCCTGAGTGGTGCCCATCTGATCTAGAGCACCCAAACCAACCACCACCAAGCTCGACAACCAAACTGCCTTTGCCGGTACTTAAACCAACCTCAGAGATTGCAGCGCCACAGCCCTCACTTAATGCTCCATCCCCAGCATCTCTCTGTCCACCAAAAGGTCAAGGATTTTGTCAAGGGTTTCAACTTGGAATATTGGGCCCATGCCCTGCCAGCAACAATCCTGCTGCAGCACCAGTTCAAACAAGACCAACCACCAAATTTGTTCACTCGAGACAAAGGCCTCCCTTGATTCCCAATACAGACCATTCCTTGAGGCCAGGGAATAGAAAGTTTGGTATCAAACCGCCACAATCAAATGCTGATTGGAGATCGCGAAGGCCCTGA
- the LOC103719542 gene encoding uncharacterized protein LOC103719542 isoform X2: protein MWDEKQKSMIFQGESMNPGFSSPEVSFIKSIKPVPSNNGSHMHFLEEASRKRKAVDLDQGGNVHNGASLGYIGNFRGNLHYLPPIDSSMKHVIAAPPMVHSHGRTPEIFPNQNMQSAKPISVQSQLGNCHFHNTDSASMSLPTKGAPFQEIASDSSKSCTFYHQESFQSFRTPTEELPKLNDSKQDGVATQSESSKVQSYYSQVGRCMEKSQASFRSQIGMFMGHGNYNVSRNSYQCSNISQNFLMLESSRFQMVEKNLNVDEGSNVPDFSKCGLLEAKKGDHNKDFVEVWGISVDTTNATKLPAVIEGEKSCGSYHNPNTNVNYGNHSCNDILGGHLNVIPAESSSSEKVCLNYERSKNSAHVSMDSENRSLEKDDCTETEKKDHSTEEGKRPVEHGDKLDEQIKSGAGKLPPATEKLWDGSLQLNASITVSAVAFFKSGEKVQDINWSDIIEIKGKVRLHAFEKFIQELPRSRNRALMVISLCWKVGTSRAGLTGMKEVAKIYRESKRVGFAQICPGFDLYVCPRSDTIITILAKSGFFKGMAAVEEDQDSLIGCVVWRRSHPSLSSAPKKLDKKKTSMQEHHLLSTDSSVAEVNSPPISEARSAAENATLMANESNTTQLTNNLSNSGSLKTKCGPGTTLIPYNSPLIPAQPLHPQKPDSRSLRKTMRCNENSKDCLEPMPSAPSGPQQLFTEVPLRNIRSVNAPCNLHSFHSDPNPIQPQVVRKSDSSSQQDSIAISLQAGTCIVPLPESKKPVLGSELAQIALPGPPPLPPEVLQRLISSSKAALKEPNEPIPKVEIPLRHVAEPKQAAPSIDPRVPALPIPPPWLSKARNRAPGTDVDDDLPEFDFNSACGVPETSASRYLQSDHMQDAPLFNDKQLPIQMAKNAGEATLHELPSVKPRGSIRISPSSSFPGEPLNPYQGITLPAKFESFVSENKPAAQTSELLMQPCTFETNKDSVSPSSNCRFLRKNHWDDDDDMPEWCPSDLEHPNQPPPSSTTKLPLPVLKPTSEIAAPQPSLNAPSPASLCPPKGQGFCQGFQLGILGPCPASNNPAAAPVQTRPTTKFVHSRQRPPLIPNTDHSLRPGNRKFGIKPPQSNADWRSRRP from the exons ATGTGGGATGAGAAACAAAAGAGCATGATATTTCAgggtgaaagcatgaatcctgGTTTTTCTAGTCCTGAAGTGTCGTTTATAAAGAGCATAAAACCCGTACCTTCCAACAATGGTTCTCATATGCACTTTTTGGAGGAAGCctctagaaaaagaaaagcggTGGATTTGGATCAAGGTGGTAATGTTCATAATGGTGCTTCTCTTGGATATATCGGAAATTTCAGAGGCAATCTACATTACCTGCCACCAATAGATTCAAGTATGAAACATGTTATTGCTGCACCACCTATGGTCCATTCTCATGGGAGAACTCCGGAAATTTTTCCCAATCAAAATATGCAGTCTGCTAAACCTATCAGTGTGCAGTCTCAATTAGGAAACTGTCATTTTCACAATACAGATAGTGCATCCATGAGTTTGCCTACAAAAGGTGCACCATTTCAAGAAATTGCAAGTGATAGTTCTAAATCCTGCACTTTCTACCATCAAGAGTCTTTCCAATCATTCAGAACACCCACTGAAGAACTCCCTAAATTAAATGATTCAAAACAAGATGGAGTAGCCACCCAATCAGAATCAAGTAAGGTCCAGTCATATTATAGTCAGGTTGGCAGGTGCATGGAGAAGTCTCAAGCTTCTTTCAGATCACAAATAGGGATGTTTATGGGGCATGGAAATTATAATGTTTCAAGGAACTCGTATCAATGCTCTAACATTTCTCAGAATTTTTTAATGTTGGAGTCATCTCGATTTCAAATGGTTGAGAAAAATCTCAATGTGGATGAAGGAAGCAATGTGCCAGATTTTTCTAAATGTGGACTACTTGAAGCAAAAAAGGGTGATCACAATAAAGATTTTGTGGAAGTTTGGGGTATCTCAGTGGACACCACAAATGCCACAAAATTACCTGCAGTCATTGAAGGAGAAAAATCTTGTGGATCTTATCATAATCCTAACACCAATGTAAATTATGGAAATCATTCTTGCAATGATATTTTAGGTGGGCACTTGAATGTCATACCTGCAGAATCATCTAGTTCTGAGAAAGTATGCTTGAATTATGAAAGGTCGAAAAACAGTGCTCATGTTTCAATGGATTCAGAAAATAGGAGTTTGGAAAAAGATGACTGCACGGAAACTGAGAAGAAGGATCATTCCACAGAAGAGGGTAAAAGACCAGTCGAGCATGGGGATAAATTGGATGAACAAATCAAGTCAGGTGCTGGAAAGCTACCTCCAGCTACTGAAAAGCTCTGGGATGGGTCACTTCAGCTAAATGCCTCTATAACAGTGTCTGCAGTCGCCTTCTTTAAAAG TGGTGAGAAGGTTCAAGACATCAACTGGTCTGACATTATAGAAATTAAAGGAAAAGTGAGGCTACATGCATTTGAAAAATTTATTCAGGAGCTTCCTCGCTCACGCAACCGCGCATTAATG GTAATCTCCCTGTGTTGGAAGGTTGGAACCTCTAGAGCTGGGCTGACAGGCATGAAGGAG GTTGCCAAGATTTACAGAGAGAGCAAGAGGGTTGGATTTGCACAGATCTGCCCTGGTTTTGATCTTTATGTCTGCCCTCGAAGTGACACCATCATCACAATACTTGCAAAATCTGGTTTCTTCAAGGGCATGGCAGCAGTTGAAGAAGACCAGGATTCATTGATTGGTTGTGTTGTATGGCGTAGAAGCCACCCATCTTTGAGCTCTGCCCCCAAAAAATTGGACAAAAAAAAGACTTCCATGCAAGAGCATCATCTTCTCTCAACAGATTCTTCCGTTGCAGAAGTGAACTCTCCACCCATATCAGAGGCTAGATCAGCAGCTGAGAATGCAACACTCATGGCAAATGAAAGCAACACAACGCAGCTAACCAACAATCTATCCAACTCTGGTAGTTTGAAAACAAAATGTGGACCAGGAACTACTTTAATCCCATATAATTCTCCTCTAATTCCAGCTCAACCACTTCATCCACAGAAGCCTGACTCAAGATCTCTGCGAAAGACTATGAGGTGCAATGAGAATTCAAAGGATTGCTTGGAACCAATGCCATCAGCTCCTTCTGGACCACAGCAATTGTTCACAGAAGTTCCGCTAAGGAATATTCGGTCTGTCAATGCCCCATGTAACCTTCACAGTTTTCATTCTGATCCCAATCCAATTCAGCCTCAAGTGGTACGGAAGTCTGATTCAAGCTCTCAGCAGGACTCCATTGCAATTTCTTTACAGGCTGGGACTTGCATCGTACCTCTTCCAGAATCAAAGAAGCCTGTGTTGGGTTCTGAACTGGCACAAATTGCTCTTCCTGGACCACCTCCATTGCCACCAGAAGTTCTACAAAGGCTTATCAGTTCCAGCAAAGCTGCATTAAAG GAACCTAATGAACCCATACCCAAGGTTGAGATTCCTTTGAGGCATGTGGCAGAACCAAAGCAAGCTGCTCCAAGTATTGACCCAAGAGTACCTGCTCTTCCTATACCACCTCCATGGCTGTCAAAAGCTCGGAATAGAGCTCCTGGAACTGATGTTGATGACGACTTACCAGAATTTGACTTCAATTCTGCATGTGGAGTACCAGAAACCTCAGCTAGCAGATATCTTCAGTCTGATCATATGCAAGATGCTCCTTTGTTCAACGACAAACAACTCCCTATCCAAATGGCCAAGAATGCAGGTGAGGCCACACTTCATGAATTGCCTAGTGTGAAGCCAAGAGGATCTATACGAATATCACCATCGTCATCATTTCCTGGTGAACCCCTTAATCCCTATCAAGGAATCACCTTGCCAGCAAAATTTGAAAGTTTTGTCTCAGAAAACAAGCCTGCAGCTCAGACCTCCGAGTTATTGATGCAACCATGCACCTTTGAAACCAATAAGGATTCAGTTAGCCCGAGTTCTAATTGCAGATTTTTAAGAAAGAATCACtgggatgatgatgatgacatgCCTGAGTGGTGCCCATCTGATCTAGAGCACCCAAACCAACCACCACCAAGCTCGACAACCAAACTGCCTTTGCCGGTACTTAAACCAACCTCAGAGATTGCAGCGCCACAGCCCTCACTTAATGCTCCATCCCCAGCATCTCTCTGTCCACCAAAAGGTCAAGGATTTTGTCAAGGGTTTCAACTTGGAATATTGGGCCCATGCCCTGCCAGCAACAATCCTGCTGCAGCACCAGTTCAAACAAGACCAACCACCAAATTTGTTCACTCGAGACAAAGGCCTCCCTTGATTCCCAATACAGACCATTCCTTGAGGCCAGGGAATAGAAAGTTTGGTATCAAACCGCCACAATCAAATGCTGATTGGAGATCGCGAAGGCCCTGA